A stretch of the Opisthocomus hoazin isolate bOpiHoa1 chromosome 2, bOpiHoa1.hap1, whole genome shotgun sequence genome encodes the following:
- the SCARA3 gene encoding scavenger receptor class A member 3 isoform X1 yields the protein MRADEAAGGEEEEMPTFGCRPSGRARTSCSRCQKNLSLQMAVKVLYVFSILLIVAVTALAALVFKKVNSISNDVSLAQTYYEQKIASIQEDLQGLDEKTLGNCSLCHETGQLGQEITKLQGELEEIQKMLLVQEILLDRTSQTHNLLSSASNKITSEVDDCSFSIRQVNESLGRFLAQVGGWQVVTSQLDGSLKGLAQERYDVRAAMQQMNFTLGQTSDWIQVIQRKTDEETLTLQKIVTEWQNYTRLFGGLRATSSKTSELVKSIQGNVGAAARQVGQNSESMHDLVLQVMGLQLQLDNISSFLDDHEENMNDLRYHNRYAQNRTAERFETLEGRMTSHEIEIGTIFANINATDSHVHSMLRYLDDVRLSCTLGFHAHAEELYYLNKSLSLVQGTTDLLRERYSLLSARLDFDIRNLSMVMEEMKVVDVRHGEMLKNFTVLRGVPGPPGPRGLKGDVGVEGPPGMDGDKGDAGSLGSPGPPGPPGPPGPPGPPGERGPPGFKGFPGLKGAKGSFGQSGSRGQGGPKGDPGPPGPVGGPGPAGPPGPQGKPGLPGTPGAVGRAGPTGPKGDPGLRGPPGLPGPPGPPGR from the exons ATGAGAG CAGACGAGGCggcgggaggagaggaagaggagatgccGACCTTCGGCTGCCGACCGAGCG GCAGGGCACGGACCAGCTGCAGCCGGTGCCAGAAGAACCTCTCCCTCCAGATGGCCGTCAAAGTCCTCTACGTCTTCTCCATCCTCCTCATCGTGGCCGTGACCGCATTGGCTGCCTTGG TGTTCAAGAAAGTCAACTCCATCTCCAACGATGTCAGCTTAGCCCAGACCTACTACGAGCAGAAGATCGCGTCCATCCAGGAGGACCTCCAGGGGTTGG ATGAGAAGACCTTGGGGAACTGCTCCCTCTGCCACGAGACGGGACAGCTGGGCCAGGAGATCACCAAGCTGCAGGGCGAGCTGGAGGAGATCCAGAAGATGCTTCTGGTTCAAGAAATCCTGCTCGACCGGACCTCCCAGACCCACAACCTCCTCTCATCCGCCAGCAACAAGATCACCAGCGAGGTGGACGACTGCTCTTTCTCCATCCGGCAGGTCAACGAAAGCTTGGGGCGGTTCCTGGCCCAGGTTGGGGGCTGGCAGGTGGTCACCTCCCAGCTCGACGGCTCTCTCAAGGGCTTGGCCCAGGAGCGCTACGATGTCCGAGCGGCCATGCAGCAGATGAACTTCACCCTGGGGCAAACCTCCGACTGGATCCAGGTCATCCAGAGGAAGACAGACGAGGAGACGTTGACGTTGCAGAAGATCGTCACCGAGTGGCAGAACTACACCCGCCTCTTCGGCGGGCTGCGGGCCACCTCCTCCAAGACCAGCGAGCTGGTGAAGAGCATCCAAGGCAACGTCGGCGCGGCAGCTCGGCAGGTCGGCCAGAACTCGGAGAGCATGCACGACCTGGTGCTGCAGGTGatggggctgcagctgcagctggacaacatctcctccttcctggacgACCACGAGGAGAACATGAACGACTTGCGCTACCACAACAGGTACGCGCAGAACCGCACGGCCGAGCGCTTCGAGACCCTGGAAGGTCGCATGACCTCCCATGAGATCGAGATCGGCACCATCTTCGCCAACATCAACGCCACCGACAGCCACGTCCACAGCATGCTGCGCTACCTGGATGACGTCCGCCTCTCCTGCACCCTGGGCTTCCACGCCCACGCCGAGGAGCTCTACTACCTGAACAAGTCCCTCAGCCTGGTCCAGGGCACCACGGACCTGCTGCGGGAGCGTTACAGCCTCCTCAGCGCCCGGTTGGACTTTGACATCCGCAACCTCTCCATGGTCATGGAGGAGATGAAAGTGGTGGACGTCCGGCACGGGGAGATGCTGAAGAACTTCACCGTCTTACGAG gTGTCCCAGGCCCCCCGGGTCCCCGCGGGCTCAAGGGCGACGTGGGCGTCGAGGGACCCCCCGGAATGGACGGCGACAAGGGCGACGCGGGCAGCCTGGGTtcaccgggacccccgggacccccaggccccccgggaccccccggccccccgggcgaGAGGGGTCCCCCGGGGTTCAAAGGCTTCCCCGGTCTCAAGGGTGCCAAGGGCAGCTTCGGGCAGTCGGGCTCCCGGGGACAGGGGGGGCCCAAGGGAGACCCCGGCCCCCCGGGACcggtgggggggccggggccaGCGGGACCCCCGGGTCCGCAGGGGAAACCGGggctccccgggacccccggggccgtgGGTCGGGCTGGCCCAACGGGGCCCAAGGGAGACCCCGGTTTGCGGggtcccccggggctgcccggtccccccggcccccccggccggTGA
- the SCARA3 gene encoding scavenger receptor class A member 3 isoform X2, translated as MRDEAAGGEEEEMPTFGCRPSGRARTSCSRCQKNLSLQMAVKVLYVFSILLIVAVTALAALVFKKVNSISNDVSLAQTYYEQKIASIQEDLQGLDEKTLGNCSLCHETGQLGQEITKLQGELEEIQKMLLVQEILLDRTSQTHNLLSSASNKITSEVDDCSFSIRQVNESLGRFLAQVGGWQVVTSQLDGSLKGLAQERYDVRAAMQQMNFTLGQTSDWIQVIQRKTDEETLTLQKIVTEWQNYTRLFGGLRATSSKTSELVKSIQGNVGAAARQVGQNSESMHDLVLQVMGLQLQLDNISSFLDDHEENMNDLRYHNRYAQNRTAERFETLEGRMTSHEIEIGTIFANINATDSHVHSMLRYLDDVRLSCTLGFHAHAEELYYLNKSLSLVQGTTDLLRERYSLLSARLDFDIRNLSMVMEEMKVVDVRHGEMLKNFTVLRGVPGPPGPRGLKGDVGVEGPPGMDGDKGDAGSLGSPGPPGPPGPPGPPGPPGERGPPGFKGFPGLKGAKGSFGQSGSRGQGGPKGDPGPPGPVGGPGPAGPPGPQGKPGLPGTPGAVGRAGPTGPKGDPGLRGPPGLPGPPGPPGR; from the exons ATGAGAG ACGAGGCggcgggaggagaggaagaggagatgccGACCTTCGGCTGCCGACCGAGCG GCAGGGCACGGACCAGCTGCAGCCGGTGCCAGAAGAACCTCTCCCTCCAGATGGCCGTCAAAGTCCTCTACGTCTTCTCCATCCTCCTCATCGTGGCCGTGACCGCATTGGCTGCCTTGG TGTTCAAGAAAGTCAACTCCATCTCCAACGATGTCAGCTTAGCCCAGACCTACTACGAGCAGAAGATCGCGTCCATCCAGGAGGACCTCCAGGGGTTGG ATGAGAAGACCTTGGGGAACTGCTCCCTCTGCCACGAGACGGGACAGCTGGGCCAGGAGATCACCAAGCTGCAGGGCGAGCTGGAGGAGATCCAGAAGATGCTTCTGGTTCAAGAAATCCTGCTCGACCGGACCTCCCAGACCCACAACCTCCTCTCATCCGCCAGCAACAAGATCACCAGCGAGGTGGACGACTGCTCTTTCTCCATCCGGCAGGTCAACGAAAGCTTGGGGCGGTTCCTGGCCCAGGTTGGGGGCTGGCAGGTGGTCACCTCCCAGCTCGACGGCTCTCTCAAGGGCTTGGCCCAGGAGCGCTACGATGTCCGAGCGGCCATGCAGCAGATGAACTTCACCCTGGGGCAAACCTCCGACTGGATCCAGGTCATCCAGAGGAAGACAGACGAGGAGACGTTGACGTTGCAGAAGATCGTCACCGAGTGGCAGAACTACACCCGCCTCTTCGGCGGGCTGCGGGCCACCTCCTCCAAGACCAGCGAGCTGGTGAAGAGCATCCAAGGCAACGTCGGCGCGGCAGCTCGGCAGGTCGGCCAGAACTCGGAGAGCATGCACGACCTGGTGCTGCAGGTGatggggctgcagctgcagctggacaacatctcctccttcctggacgACCACGAGGAGAACATGAACGACTTGCGCTACCACAACAGGTACGCGCAGAACCGCACGGCCGAGCGCTTCGAGACCCTGGAAGGTCGCATGACCTCCCATGAGATCGAGATCGGCACCATCTTCGCCAACATCAACGCCACCGACAGCCACGTCCACAGCATGCTGCGCTACCTGGATGACGTCCGCCTCTCCTGCACCCTGGGCTTCCACGCCCACGCCGAGGAGCTCTACTACCTGAACAAGTCCCTCAGCCTGGTCCAGGGCACCACGGACCTGCTGCGGGAGCGTTACAGCCTCCTCAGCGCCCGGTTGGACTTTGACATCCGCAACCTCTCCATGGTCATGGAGGAGATGAAAGTGGTGGACGTCCGGCACGGGGAGATGCTGAAGAACTTCACCGTCTTACGAG gTGTCCCAGGCCCCCCGGGTCCCCGCGGGCTCAAGGGCGACGTGGGCGTCGAGGGACCCCCCGGAATGGACGGCGACAAGGGCGACGCGGGCAGCCTGGGTtcaccgggacccccgggacccccaggccccccgggaccccccggccccccgggcgaGAGGGGTCCCCCGGGGTTCAAAGGCTTCCCCGGTCTCAAGGGTGCCAAGGGCAGCTTCGGGCAGTCGGGCTCCCGGGGACAGGGGGGGCCCAAGGGAGACCCCGGCCCCCCGGGACcggtgggggggccggggccaGCGGGACCCCCGGGTCCGCAGGGGAAACCGGggctccccgggacccccggggccgtgGGTCGGGCTGGCCCAACGGGGCCCAAGGGAGACCCCGGTTTGCGGggtcccccggggctgcccggtccccccggcccccccggccggTGA